The following nucleotide sequence is from Gymnodinialimonas sp. 202GB13-11.
AAACCGGCAGCGCGCACCGTCTGACATTCGTAATCGGCACGCGTTGTGCGGCCCTAGAGACGATCTGTCATTGTGGCACGGATAAGGGCCCACCGTTCAGCCAACGGGCTGCCTTCCAGCCGTCCCTCCGCCACCGCCATGGGATCGCGCGACGCACGCGTTAAAATTGCGCGCGCTTGAACGGCCTCGAACAAGGCAGCTGATGCGTTCTGAGCCAGTTTGGGCATGTGGCGCGGCAGGGCGGCAAGTGCGTCCGTTGCGAGTGCGGCGATGGCTTCCGGGCGGCCGTCCACCAGGGGCAGACGCCCGCGTGCCTCAAGTTCAGGCACGGCGATCAGATACCGAGCGAGGCCTGATGCATAACCAACGGCGCGCACCGCGTCAGTGATTGTGCCGCCAAGGGCCGAAACCCCCACCTCTATCAGACCTGCACCTGTCCGCTCGATATACTCAAGAAAGTGCGCTTCATCCTCGAAGGCGTCCTTGTAAATGTCCCAACGGCGCGCCGCGACGAGCTGGTCTAGCCGCCCTGCCCCTTCGGCGTCCAGAAAGCCTAACGCATCGACAACCTCATGCCGGCGGCCCCTGCCCTCGGCCACTTCTTCCAAAGCATCTCGCCACCATTGCAGGCGCATCTCGGCGATCATCGGTTCTTCGGTGAGCCAGGGCGCGCGGCTGACTTCGATGTTGAAGGCATAAAGCGGCAGAAGCACCTCTCGCGCCGCCAAGGGCGCAGCCATGGCCGCACGAAACCGGCGCGGGTCGCCGCGGGCAACCAGATCTGCGCAGGCCTGAACGCTCATTGCTTTGGTTTGACGACCGACAGCAGATAGCCCGTTTCGGCCTTGTGTTTGCGCCAGGCCTCAATCTCGGCAGCATGTTCATCAAGCGCCGCGATCAGCGCCTCATCCGCGCCGCGCCGCAGCTTGGAGATGCGGTCTTCCATCGGGCGATAATAGCTTTCCCACGCGATGTCGGAAATCACGCGGGTGGCCAATGTATCGTATCCCGCAGCCTCAACCTGCGCCGCGATGCCATCGGAGTCGGTCAGGCGTTCATAGCCCTCCCACATGGAAATGGCCCCGTCCGAGGGCGTGTCAGTGAACAGGCACGGCTCGGAGAATGCAATCGCGCCACCTTCGGCCAAGGCCCGGCGCCAGCCTTTCAGGGCCGCCTCGATGCCCACGAAATAGACCGCACCGGCGCACCAGATGAAGTCAAATGGGCCTTCCGGGCCAAGGTAATCGCCGGTGAGCAACGTGACACGGTCGTCCTTTCCCCAACGCCCCTGCGCGGCCTCGATAAAGCCTTCGTGCTTGTCGATGGCCGTGACATGACCGCGCGCAGCCACCCGCAGGAGCGCGCCGATATCGCCACCGGGTCCGGAGGCCGCGTCGAGGATATTGGCGCGCGACGTGACCCCGGCGACCTCAGCCGCCCAAGCGACATCCGCCGTCTCGCCCGGCCCTTCGCGGGGCAGGTCGGCGTGGATGGTGAAGAAAATCTCGGGGTCAATGAAGCTCATGGATCACCAGTTGTGAAAACATGGGGCATAAACCCCTTCGGCGGCGCCGTCGATATAGGATCGTGTCGGGTTCACGACGGTGGAGGCTGTGGTTGCAAAGATCGCATCGAGGGTTTGGGCCACGGGATTTCGCGCGCAGGAGCCTTCGAACACAATTGAGGAGCCGTCATCGTATCGAACCACGATGGTGTCCCGCCAGCCGTCATCGCATTGGGCCAAAAGATCGGCGGGCATATCGCCCTCGTAGCGGATCAACTGGCTGAGCATTTCTTGCGCGAACCCGGGGTCCTGCCATTCCGTCAGGCGGGTGCGTTCCTCGCTCGAGTTAGGGCTGTCGATACGCAGAGCACGGCCATCGAGATCGTGCAGAAAGCCAGAAACTCCTTCAGCCTCAGACCCGCGCGAATAGCAGACAGACATCATGTCTTGCGCGAAGGAGGCTGTGGGAAGGGCAGTTGCGAGAGCGGCGGCAAAGACAAGGTATTTCAAGGCAAAATCCTTTTTGGAATTGCGATAACGGATCACTGCAGCGCGCGGCAGATATCGCGGAGCGCCGGGACCACGGTGCCGGTCCATGCGCGGGCATCTTCACCGGACGGGTCGCCTGTTGCTGCAATCAGCGTATCGTTGAGGTCCAGCAGGGCCTGCGTGGTGCATGGCGCGTCATAGCGCAGCGGCTCTGCACCCATTTGCCGAACGGCGATGGAGACAGGGCCGAGCGCATCGTCCGCGCATTCACTGGCCTCTGGAGCGGCGGGCATGGCGGCGAGGCCCGGCAGAAGCGCGAGGATCATGTCATTGAATGCCCCGTCGGGCAGCGTGACCGTCTGGCTTTCCATCGCGGCCCCGTCCCCCTCGGGCGGCAGGGCCATGACCAAGGCGCTGTCGTCTGCGCCGTAAACGGCGACTTGGGTCCAGCTTCCGTTGCCCCCCACCGAGAAACAGATCAAATCCGCCCCACCCGCAGTTTGCGCCTGTGCCGTAAGGGGCAGAAGGCACAGCAATGCGGCGGGCAGGTTGCGGATCAAGGTGTGGCACCCTCTTGGACGAGTTTCCATGTCACCGCATCCAACAGCGCCTCGAAACTCGCGTCAACGATGTTGGCAGAGACGCCGACCGTCGACCAACGCCTGCCGGTGCTGTCTTCGCTGTCGATGATGACGCGGGTCACAGCCTCGGTCCCGCCTTGGGTGATGCGGACCTTGAAGTCGACCAGACGGATGTCTTCGATCAGGCTCTGGTACGGGCCGAGGTCCTTGGCGAGCGCCTTGGCCAGCGCGTTCACCGGGCCACGGTCTGACCCGGTTTCATCCAGCGACTCCGATACCGACAGCTTCTTGTCGTCGCCGATTTTCACGACAACGACGGCCTCGGACAAGCTGACCATCCGGTCGTATTTGTTCTTCCGGCGTTCGACGGTGACTTTGTAGCGCTTCACCTCGAAGAAGTTCGGCAGCAGGCCAAGCGCGCGACGGGCGAGGAGCTCAAACGAGGCGTGCGCAGTGTCGAAGCTGTAGCCCTGATCCTCGCGCGCTTTGATGTCGTCGAGGATCTGGGCCAGCGCAGGATTGCCTTTCTCGACGTCCAGCCCCGCATCGGCGAGCCGCTTGCGCAGGTTGGAT
It contains:
- a CDS encoding squalene/phytoene synthase family protein; its protein translation is MSVQACADLVARGDPRRFRAAMAAPLAAREVLLPLYAFNIEVSRAPWLTEEPMIAEMRLQWWRDALEEVAEGRGRRHEVVDALGFLDAEGAGRLDQLVAARRWDIYKDAFEDEAHFLEYIERTGAGLIEVGVSALGGTITDAVRAVGYASGLARYLIAVPELEARGRLPLVDGRPEAIAALATDALAALPRHMPKLAQNASAALFEAVQARAILTRASRDPMAVAEGRLEGSPLAERWALIRATMTDRL
- a CDS encoding cyclopropane-fatty-acyl-phospholipid synthase family protein, with amino-acid sequence MSFIDPEIFFTIHADLPREGPGETADVAWAAEVAGVTSRANILDAASGPGGDIGALLRVAARGHVTAIDKHEGFIEAAQGRWGKDDRVTLLTGDYLGPEGPFDFIWCAGAVYFVGIEAALKGWRRALAEGGAIAFSEPCLFTDTPSDGAISMWEGYERLTDSDGIAAQVEAAGYDTLATRVISDIAWESYYRPMEDRISKLRRGADEALIAALDEHAAEIEAWRKHKAETGYLLSVVKPKQ